Proteins encoded together in one Aerosakkonema funiforme FACHB-1375 window:
- a CDS encoding DUF433 domain-containing protein → MNESKIITIEPEKRSGKPCIRGMRITVYDVLSYLASGMTYQEILEDFPYLTQEDILACLSYAADRERQTLIVKT, encoded by the coding sequence ATGAACGAATCAAAAATCATCACCATTGAACCTGAAAAACGCAGCGGTAAACCCTGCATTCGGGGAATGCGAATCACCGTTTATGATGTCCTCTCTTACCTCGCTTCAGGAATGACCTATCAAGAAATTCTCGAAGACTTTCCCTATCTCACCCAAGAAGACATATTAGCCTGCCTCAGCTACGCCGCCGACCGAGAACGGCAAACCTTAATTGTTAAAACATAA
- a CDS encoding M48 family metallopeptidase — translation MPMLQIGKTNIPYTVRESSRAKHQRIVVTPEAVEVVVPPNTPGEQITAFLDTKRHWLFNAVEDCRIEQTTPQPQSYVNGAKIPYRGRRLLLKVENADVDEVVITCKSSFYVQVPRYLTETERHCAIVAAFERWMRDRAEENARSFATTYARKLNIKPPPVRLADQKHTWGTCGKDGIIRINWHLIQAPKAAMEYVIAHEVVHLLHRHHGDAFWETLSSVMSDWQEQKTLLESWERRDFKR, via the coding sequence ATGCCTATGCTACAAATCGGTAAAACCAATATCCCCTATACTGTCCGGGAAAGTTCTCGCGCCAAACATCAGCGTATCGTCGTCACGCCGGAAGCTGTAGAAGTGGTAGTTCCGCCCAACACGCCTGGAGAACAGATTACAGCCTTTCTTGACACCAAACGGCACTGGTTGTTCAATGCGGTAGAAGACTGTCGCATTGAACAAACCACCCCGCAACCTCAAAGCTATGTAAATGGGGCAAAAATACCTTATCGAGGTCGCCGTTTGCTGTTAAAAGTAGAAAATGCTGATGTGGATGAAGTGGTGATTACCTGCAAAAGCAGCTTCTACGTCCAGGTTCCGCGCTACTTAACCGAAACAGAACGCCATTGTGCAATTGTAGCTGCGTTTGAGAGATGGATGCGCGATCGGGCCGAGGAAAATGCCCGCAGCTTCGCCACCACCTACGCCCGGAAATTAAACATCAAACCCCCACCAGTGCGACTCGCTGACCAAAAACACACCTGGGGAACCTGCGGTAAAGATGGTATTATCCGCATTAATTGGCATTTAATTCAAGCCCCTAAAGCCGCAATGGAATATGTCATCGCCCACGAAGTCGTACACCTGCTACACCGACATCACGGCGATGCTTTTTGGGAAACTTTAAGTAGTGTAATGTCAGATTGGCAAGAACAAAAAACATTGCTGGAATCATGGGAACGCCGTGACTTTAAGAGGTAG
- a CDS encoding papain fold toxin domain-containing protein, whose product MSELSKEEIYQEIGKIIADFTLYECDDCVRAIMQWLAENKIEGKIIKLKSKYNEDFILSERLERQGITEAITINGRHYGVEVLGLVFDNISTTGMTLEDWRKDFHCPSEEFIIESIDSL is encoded by the coding sequence GTGAGTGAGTTATCCAAAGAGGAAATTTATCAGGAGATTGGCAAAATTATTGCTGATTTTACCCTTTATGAATGTGATGATTGTGTTAGGGCGATAATGCAGTGGTTAGCAGAAAATAAAATTGAGGGAAAGATTATTAAACTGAAGAGTAAATACAATGAAGATTTTATTCTCAGTGAACGCTTGGAACGTCAAGGAATTACGGAGGCAATTACTATTAACGGAAGACATTATGGTGTAGAAGTTTTGGGTTTGGTATTTGATAATATTTCAACAACGGGGATGACGTTAGAGGATTGGCGGAAAGATTTTCACTGTCCTAGTGAAGAATTTATAATAGAATCCATAGATAGTTTATAA
- a CDS encoding type I restriction endonuclease subunit R encodes MIKATEYTLVEKPCLDTLVNLGYTYLPPAQNKTARDSQNQVILKDIFIQSIQKINNIPQEAANATYQDILAITDNEEFTNLLRGNYSRNIPGVATKKTIRLIDFLEPKNNTYTVTNQFYIKSQHFRIPDIVIFINGIPLVVIEAKKPFIAKDKTGEAFDQIKQYERDIPRLFYSNIFNIITNGENFLYGATGATSKYWAEWKDPYPKQDSDFQTSYQKALWCLLEPTRLLDILAHFIVFEKREQKVIKKICRYQQYRAVNRIVDRVINSQHRKGLIWHTQGSGKSLTMVFATLKLKTHRTFTSPILENPNILVLTDRIDLDDQISKTFQACGLPNPTRIDSGETLNTAIHTNNFGLTLLSTIFKFDGSKQPIPHSQNWIILVDECHRTQEKDLGAYLRATLPNACFIGFTGTPIKTTDKDTYKNFSPPNEGYLDRYSIDDAVADGATVPIRYTSRKTEWQVEAKKLDILFDQWFANEPESVKNRIKTRGVSVAELVKHSQRIELLAYDIWAHFRTHCIPENFKAQIVAIDREAVILYKRALNQIITKYLKKQGFDTETAATWADAMSVPIYSSNQEDNKPSEDPYLEKLRQDLQHYALDKNAEVTAINRFTGDDAEYETKVLSKAAPPVYFLIVCNKLLTGFDAPKESVMYLDNPLKEHNLLQAIARTNRVCGNHKEFGLIVDYIGITQQLTEALASYREADVKNAMLNLDIEKAALKTAHAEVIKIVNQIPRNTYNLRQEYDTLIQQLKTVDSWYEFHRKAKTFIKAYDSLSPDPEILKYTADLKWIAGFLPLGTLHFEKKTSTLPRDVSAKIRQMLEEHLSVTGISTLCQLRHITDPEFWQDFNLAETQDIQTAAVRKSAELKKIIQQKTEENPLQYSSFSDRILEILNRFETGQLAAAETLKQYEQIIRELLAEEQAHQSSGLNKNAYGILKILENFIPANKTDFAANLEAAAQTIDALYSSNDFAPPGWHLKDQQRKELRQQVRALVFQLGLENWKDIPNKVDEYALKHYL; translated from the coding sequence ATGATAAAAGCCACCGAATACACCTTAGTTGAAAAACCCTGCCTTGACACCTTAGTAAACCTTGGCTACACCTATCTCCCACCCGCCCAAAATAAAACCGCCAGAGATAGCCAAAACCAAGTAATTCTCAAAGACATCTTCATTCAATCCATCCAAAAAATCAACAACATCCCCCAAGAAGCCGCCAACGCCACCTATCAAGACATACTCGCCATCACCGACAACGAAGAATTTACCAATCTTTTACGCGGTAACTATTCCCGCAACATCCCCGGCGTAGCCACCAAAAAAACCATCCGCCTGATTGACTTCCTCGAACCAAAAAACAACACCTACACCGTCACCAATCAATTTTACATTAAATCCCAACATTTCCGCATCCCCGATATAGTAATATTTATCAACGGTATTCCCTTAGTAGTAATAGAAGCCAAAAAACCCTTTATCGCCAAAGATAAAACCGGAGAAGCCTTCGACCAAATCAAACAATACGAACGCGACATTCCCCGCCTATTCTATTCCAACATATTCAACATTATCACCAACGGCGAAAACTTTCTTTACGGTGCCACAGGCGCAACATCTAAATATTGGGCAGAATGGAAAGACCCCTATCCCAAACAAGATAGCGACTTTCAAACCTCCTACCAAAAAGCCTTGTGGTGCTTGTTAGAACCCACCCGTTTATTAGACATCCTCGCCCATTTCATCGTCTTCGAGAAACGCGAACAAAAAGTCATCAAAAAAATCTGTCGCTACCAACAATATCGCGCCGTAAATAGAATAGTAGACCGAGTAATAAATAGCCAACATCGCAAAGGATTAATTTGGCATACCCAAGGGTCAGGAAAATCCCTGACAATGGTATTCGCCACCTTAAAACTCAAAACCCACCGCACCTTTACCAGTCCCATTCTCGAAAATCCTAACATATTAGTCCTCACCGACCGCATAGATTTAGACGACCAAATAAGTAAAACCTTCCAAGCTTGCGGACTTCCCAACCCCACCCGCATCGACTCCGGTGAAACCTTAAATACTGCCATTCATACTAACAACTTCGGCTTAACATTACTCTCCACAATCTTCAAATTCGACGGTTCCAAACAACCAATTCCTCACAGTCAAAACTGGATTATCTTAGTAGATGAATGCCACCGCACCCAAGAAAAAGACTTAGGTGCATACCTGCGTGCAACTTTACCAAATGCCTGCTTTATCGGCTTCACCGGAACCCCAATTAAAACCACCGATAAAGACACTTATAAAAACTTTAGTCCCCCCAACGAAGGTTACTTAGACCGCTACAGCATTGATGACGCAGTAGCAGACGGCGCAACCGTCCCCATCCGTTACACCAGTCGCAAAACCGAATGGCAAGTAGAAGCTAAAAAATTAGATATCCTTTTCGACCAATGGTTTGCCAACGAACCCGAATCAGTCAAAAATAGAATCAAAACCAGAGGAGTCAGCGTCGCCGAATTAGTCAAACATTCCCAACGCATTGAACTTCTCGCCTACGACATTTGGGCACACTTTCGCACCCATTGCATCCCCGAAAACTTCAAAGCCCAAATAGTCGCCATTGACAGAGAAGCCGTAATTCTCTACAAACGCGCCTTAAATCAAATTATTACTAAATACTTAAAAAAACAAGGATTTGATACCGAAACAGCCGCAACATGGGCGGATGCCATGAGTGTTCCCATTTACTCATCCAACCAAGAAGATAATAAACCCAGCGAAGACCCTTATTTAGAAAAACTCCGCCAAGATTTACAACATTACGCCTTAGATAAAAACGCCGAAGTTACCGCCATAAATCGCTTTACTGGTGATGATGCCGAATATGAAACCAAAGTGCTTTCAAAAGCAGCACCTCCCGTTTATTTTCTCATCGTTTGCAACAAACTTTTAACCGGATTCGACGCACCAAAAGAAAGCGTCATGTACCTAGATAACCCCTTAAAAGAACATAACTTATTACAAGCCATTGCCAGAACCAATCGCGTTTGTGGCAACCATAAAGAATTCGGCTTAATAGTTGATTATATCGGCATTACCCAACAACTCACAGAAGCCCTCGCCTCTTACCGAGAAGCCGATGTAAAAAACGCCATGTTAAACCTAGACATAGAAAAAGCCGCATTAAAAACCGCCCATGCCGAAGTAATAAAAATAGTCAATCAAATCCCCCGCAATACATACAATTTGCGCCAAGAATACGACACCTTAATTCAACAACTAAAAACCGTAGATTCCTGGTACGAATTCCACCGCAAAGCCAAAACCTTTATCAAAGCTTACGACAGTCTCAGCCCCGACCCAGAAATACTCAAATACACCGCTGATTTAAAATGGATAGCCGGATTCTTACCATTAGGAACCCTACATTTTGAGAAAAAAACCTCTACCCTCCCCCGCGATGTCAGTGCCAAAATTCGCCAAATGTTAGAAGAACATCTCAGCGTCACCGGAATTAGCACCCTCTGCCAATTAAGACATATTACCGACCCCGAATTTTGGCAAGATTTCAACTTAGCTGAAACTCAAGATATCCAAACCGCAGCCGTCCGTAAAAGCGCCGAACTCAAGAAAATCATCCAACAAAAAACCGAAGAAAACCCTTTACAATACAGTTCCTTTTCCGACCGAATTTTAGAAATATTAAACCGCTTTGAAACCGGACAACTCGCCGCCGCCGAAACCCTGAAACAATACGAACAAATCATCCGCGAATTACTAGCAGAAGAACAAGCACACCAAAGTAGCGGACTGAATAAAAACGCTTATGGTATACTGAAAATACTAGAAAATTTTATTCCCGCAAATAAGACAGATTTCGCGGCTAACTTAGAAGCAGCCGCCCAAACAATAGATGCCCTTTATTCTAGCAATGACTTCGCCCCTCCCGGTTGGCATTTAAAAGATCAACAGCGCAAAGAATTGCGCCAACAAGTTCGGGCTTTAGTTTTTCAATTAGGATTAGAAAATTGGAAAGATATCCCTAACAAAGTTGATGAATATGCTTTAAAGCACTATCTTTAA
- a CDS encoding restriction endonuclease subunit S → MIPDGWKSITIGDLTSSHSYGPRFHAKNYDENGNVKTIRNTDVTAEGEILYTQAPIASLEPEIIEQHALKTGDLIVITTADCGLSAIFKEQDIPYIPSAYAVRYRLNQNVLPLFIKYFMHTKLAQKQVAQFVRKGTVANLPGSDVLKIKLVLPPLSEQKKIAEILGSVDEAIASTQAVIDQTRKVKQGLLQQLLTKGIGHTKFKESAIGKIPESWEVVPFDSLALIGPQNGIYKSKDDYGSGVPMIDMGAIFGSDIIEEVERRCVRLTEDEYEKFALKEGDLLFARRSLVAEGSGKCSILGYHNIEPVFESSIIRFRLKPNLGNPLFYFYYWESPLGKKQRLEITRQVAVSGITGKDLSKLLVPLPPINEQIRISKILKNIDKQIDSNDLTINQLNLLKRGLMQDLLTGKVRVK, encoded by the coding sequence ATGATTCCTGATGGCTGGAAGTCTATAACAATTGGCGATTTAACTTCTTCTCATTCCTATGGGCCGAGATTTCACGCTAAAAATTATGATGAGAACGGAAACGTTAAAACTATAAGAAATACAGATGTTACAGCAGAAGGAGAAATTCTTTATACTCAAGCACCAATTGCTTCTCTAGAACCTGAGATAATTGAACAACACGCACTCAAAACAGGTGATTTAATTGTTATCACTACAGCAGATTGTGGTCTTTCTGCAATTTTTAAAGAACAGGATATTCCATATATTCCTAGCGCTTATGCTGTCAGATATAGGCTAAACCAAAATGTATTGCCTCTATTTATAAAGTATTTCATGCACACAAAACTTGCTCAAAAGCAAGTTGCTCAATTCGTAAGGAAGGGGACGGTAGCAAATCTACCTGGATCTGATGTATTGAAAATCAAGCTAGTTCTTCCTCCTCTGTCTGAACAAAAGAAAATTGCTGAGATTTTGGGGAGTGTGGATGAAGCGATCGCATCCACTCAAGCAGTCATCGACCAAACCCGCAAAGTCAAGCAGGGTCTACTTCAGCAACTCCTGACCAAAGGTATTGGTCACACGAAATTTAAGGAAAGTGCGATCGGGAAAATTCCTGAAAGCTGGGAAGTAGTTCCATTTGATAGTCTGGCGCTAATTGGGCCACAAAACGGAATCTATAAATCTAAAGACGATTATGGTTCTGGAGTACCTATGATTGACATGGGTGCAATATTTGGTTCAGATATTATCGAAGAAGTTGAACGGCGATGTGTTCGTTTAACAGAAGATGAATATGAAAAATTTGCTCTAAAAGAAGGGGACTTATTATTTGCCAGGAGGTCTTTGGTTGCTGAGGGTTCTGGCAAATGTTCCATACTAGGATATCACAATATAGAACCAGTTTTTGAGTCTTCAATTATCCGATTTCGTCTTAAGCCTAATTTAGGTAATCCTCTTTTCTACTTTTATTATTGGGAAAGTCCTCTTGGTAAAAAGCAAAGGCTAGAAATTACTCGCCAGGTTGCAGTAAGCGGTATAACGGGAAAAGATTTAAGTAAATTACTTGTTCCATTACCCCCTATCAACGAACAAATTAGGATTAGTAAAATTTTGAAAAATATAGATAAACAAATTGATAGTAATGATTTAACAATTAACCAGCTTAACTTGCTAAAACGTGGCCTAATGCAAGACCTCCTAACTGGAAAAGTTCGCGTCAAATAA
- a CDS encoding type I restriction-modification system subunit M: MVNSTSSPTLPFLYVGKMTQQQLERHLWGAADILRGKIDAADFKHYIFGLLFFKRLCDVWQEEYEERLKLYNDEELAADPEEHRFHIPPGAFWHDVRKHSTNIGEHLNNAFRAIEDANTRLRGVFQDVDFNNKQRFPDATLELLLQHFSQHRLRKCDVEADLLGNAYEYLIAQFASDAGKKGGEFYTPKMVTRLIVECLQPNEGMTIYDPTCGSGGMLLEAVHYLERQGKNAKSLQLYGQEMNLNTWAICQMNLFLHDIDDAFVSHGDTLSNPKHLVVENSKTLKTFDRVLANPPFSLKNWGYEDWKDKDKFSRDIYGCPPKSYGDLAFVQHMVASLNVKGVLGVVLPHGILFRGGVEAKIREGLLKDDLIEAVIGLAPNLFYGTGIPACVLIINRQKVASRQKKVLFINGAEEMVEGKNQNTLSQTNLQRLAQAFYGFKDEERFARVVEFEEIKKNDFNLNIARYVQTAEEEQEIDVAAEVEVLKELLIKRDEAEKKMLSFLDELGYGS, translated from the coding sequence ATGGTAAATAGTACTTCTTCGCCTACACTTCCCTTTCTCTACGTTGGTAAAATGACCCAGCAGCAGCTAGAACGCCACCTATGGGGTGCGGCGGATATTCTGCGGGGGAAAATTGATGCGGCAGACTTTAAGCACTACATTTTTGGGCTGCTGTTTTTCAAGCGGTTGTGTGATGTTTGGCAAGAAGAATATGAGGAAAGACTGAAACTCTATAATGATGAAGAATTAGCTGCTGACCCGGAGGAACACCGCTTTCATATTCCACCGGGGGCATTTTGGCACGATGTCCGCAAACATTCTACTAATATAGGCGAACATTTAAATAATGCGTTCCGGGCGATCGAAGATGCAAATACTCGGCTGCGCGGCGTGTTTCAGGATGTAGATTTTAATAATAAACAACGTTTTCCTGATGCTACTTTAGAATTATTGCTGCAACACTTTAGTCAGCATCGCTTACGAAAGTGTGATGTAGAAGCGGATTTATTGGGTAATGCTTATGAATATTTAATTGCTCAATTTGCCTCGGATGCAGGGAAAAAAGGCGGGGAATTTTATACTCCTAAAATGGTGACGCGGTTAATTGTTGAATGCTTGCAACCAAATGAAGGCATGACTATTTATGATCCGACTTGTGGTTCTGGGGGTATGTTATTAGAGGCAGTACATTATCTGGAACGTCAAGGAAAGAATGCCAAGTCGTTGCAGTTGTACGGGCAAGAAATGAACCTCAACACTTGGGCAATCTGCCAGATGAATTTATTTTTACATGATATTGATGATGCGTTTGTTAGTCATGGCGATACTTTAAGCAACCCGAAACATTTAGTAGTAGAAAATAGTAAAACCCTGAAAACTTTTGACCGAGTGTTAGCGAATCCGCCCTTTTCTTTAAAAAATTGGGGATATGAAGATTGGAAAGATAAAGATAAATTTAGCCGGGATATTTATGGTTGTCCGCCTAAATCTTATGGGGATTTGGCATTTGTGCAGCACATGGTTGCTAGTCTTAATGTTAAAGGTGTGCTGGGTGTAGTGCTACCTCACGGCATACTGTTTCGGGGAGGTGTAGAAGCGAAGATTCGCGAGGGTTTGTTGAAAGATGATTTAATTGAGGCGGTGATTGGTTTAGCACCAAATCTATTTTATGGAACGGGTATTCCGGCTTGCGTGTTAATAATTAATCGGCAGAAAGTAGCTAGTCGTCAGAAGAAAGTGCTGTTTATTAATGGTGCTGAGGAGATGGTAGAGGGGAAGAATCAAAATACTCTCTCCCAGACGAACCTGCAACGACTGGCGCAGGCGTTTTATGGGTTTAAAGATGAGGAACGATTTGCGCGAGTGGTGGAGTTTGAAGAGATTAAGAAAAATGATTTTAATCTCAATATTGCGCGATATGTGCAAACAGCAGAAGAAGAGCAGGAAATTGATGTGGCGGCTGAGGTGGAAGTGTTAAAAGAGTTGTTAATTAAGCGGGATGAAGCGGAAAAGAAAATGCTCAGTTTTTTGGATGAGTTGGGTTATGGGTCTTAA